A genomic segment from Synchiropus splendidus isolate RoL2022-P1 chromosome 18, RoL_Sspl_1.0, whole genome shotgun sequence encodes:
- the cacna1db gene encoding voltage-dependent L-type calcium channel subunit alpha-1D isoform X8 yields MPFIIRGRPLRGAQYASNKRSTSSALWSGSQTHLHQLHPPEPLHAPATTGKPVGSSRGLVGASTGAQAAGSGVSPVLAWHAAITAARQAQGDVDKLDMTSQPVGTTGAAPAGSLAQRKRQQYAKSKKQGGSTNSRPPRALFCLTLNNPIRRACISLVEWKPFDIFILLSIFANCVALAIYIPFPGDDSNSTNQELETVEYAFLIIFTIETFLKIIAYGLVMHQNSYVRNGWNMLDFVIVIVGLFSVVLEMITKDADSGGQSGGKPGGFDVKALRAFRVLRPLRLVSGVPSLQVVLNSIIKAMVPLLHIALLVLFVIIIYAIIGLELFIGKMHATCYVIQTGLLAEEEPTPCAVSGHGRHCLPNVTVCREGWQGPNNGITNFDNFLFAMLTVFQCITMEGWTDVLYWMNDAMGFELPWVYFVSLVIFGSFFVLNLVLGVLSGEFSKEREKAKARGDFQKLREKQQLEEDLKGYLDWITQAEDIDPENEEEGDEEGKRNPSMPTSETESVNTDNHNGEDDISPCCGPLCQKITKSKCSRQWRRWNRFCRRKCRAAVKSVTFYWLVIILVFLNTLTIASEHYNQPDWLTEVQDVANKVLLAMFTLEMLVKMYSLGLQAYFVSLFNRFDCFVVCGGIVETILVELAIMSPLGISVFRCVRLLRIFKVTRHWASLSNLVASLLNSMKSIASLLLLLFLFIIIFSLLGMQLFGGKFNFDETVTKRSTFDNFPQALLTVFQILTGEDWNTVMYDGIMAYGGPASSGMVVCIYFIILFICGNYILLNVFLAIAVDNLADAESLNTAQKEEEEAKKRRNSAKEAFTDQKRVEVTEDMAGETKVPADDLPEEDKQLYPAIESPESQVEDENDELQDVPVGPRPKRLSELTIKEKVPPIPEGSAFFIFSRTNPIRVFCHKLINHQIFTNLILVFIMLSSVSLAAEDPIRNFSARNIILGYFDYAFTAIFTVEILLKILGYADYVFTSMFTFEILIKMTAFGAFLHKGAFCRNYFNLLDLLVVGVSLVSFGIQSSAISVVKILRVLRVLRPLRAINRAKGLKHVVQCVFVAIRTIGNIMIVTTLLQFMFACIGVQLFKGKFYRCTDDAKSSPEECKGTYILYNNGDTTQPMIRERIWYNSDFNFDNVLMAMMALFTVSTFEGWPTLLYKAIDSNRENMGPIYNYRVEISIFFIIYIIIIAFFMMNIFVGFVIVTFQEQGEKEYKNCELDKNQRQCVEYALKARPLRRYIPKNPYQYKFWYVVNSTGFEYVMFVLIILNTLCLAIQHHGQSHLFNYAMDILNMVFTGVFTVEMILKLIAFKPRNYFADAWNTFDALIVVGSVVDIAITEINNTEDSARISITFFRLFRVMRLVKLLSRGEGIRTLLWTFIKSFQALPYVALLIAMLFFIYAVIGMQVFGKIAMVDGTQINRNNNFQTFPQSVLMLFRCATGEAWQEIMLACLPGKLCDIESDYNPGEERTCGSGFAIIYFISFYMLCAFLIINLFVAVIMDNFDYLTRDWSILGPHHLDEFKRIWSEYDPEAKGRIKHLDVVTLLRRIQPPLGFGKLCPHRVACKRLVAMNMPLNSDGTVMFNATLFALVRTALKIKTEGNLEQANEELRAVIKKIWKRTSMKLLDQVVPPAGDDEVTVGKFYATFLIQDYFRKFKRRKEQGLVGRRSFDRVNTTMALQAGLRTLHDIGPEIRRAISCDLQEEGLVDANGEEDEEIYRRNGGLFGNHVNNVSLTPQSSSFPTTVTQRPLQILPYSCNVSSEPSQTGVGEKDGDTDKDLNLSPVPHDHRYHSPHHHHPHCNSTCQQSPIPSNANLNNANMPALLSVSNARQRTCPLRRTRPSSARIRSSGSIHKKIWKSQSLRTRYYETYIRSENGSGHYPTIRREGVAAAESDEDRGSGEYFSGEEFHEDDIMLTKERLSNNIVEGAFDPHVARGDSQSDGYYEDDQKLIHQESKRSPRRWFLPSPQAVNKSAFTFECLRRRGSEVEPPLSPTCTALPLHLMQQQVMAVAGLDATKIHRRSPTRSLHSWATPPASPATHDYSPNYTPLIQVDWRNSGSVGNLPAAAKRSSWYTDGQEASPTSSNHSPSRLNLPAENCSRYLQMRGSASSLVEAALISEGLGKYARDPNFVSVTKHEIADACEMTIDEMESAASNLLNGSMSNAEENFPTDPLATGQLRDFSDEETYVAVKCEEDLTDEMICITSL; encoded by the exons ATGCCGTTCATTATAAGAGGAAGACCCCTGAGGG GGGCTCAGTATGCCAGCAACAAAAGATCCACCTCTTCTGCGCTCTGGTCAGGAAGCCAAACACATCTGCACCAACTCCATCCTCCAGAGCCTCTACATGCCCCAGCCACCACTGGCAAACCTGTTGGTTCCTCTCGTGGACTCGTGGGGGCCTCCACTGGTGCTCAAGCCGCTGGCTCCGGCGTCAGTCCCGTCCTGGCCTGGCATGCTGCGATTACTGCAGCTCGCCAAGCACAGGGGGATGTGGACAAGCTGGACATGACTTCACAGCCAGTCGGCACCACTGGAGCTGCTCCTGCTGGCTCACTGGCACAGAGGAAGAGGCAACAATATGCCAAAAGCAAAAAACAGGGAGGATCCACGAACAGCAGGCCACCCCGAGCTCTTTTCTGCCTCACCCTCAACAACCCCATCCGCCGAGCCTGCATCAGCCTGGTGGAGTGGAA ACCGTTTGATATCTTTATACTCTTGTCTATTTTTGCCAACTGCGTGGCCTTAGCCATCTACATCCCTTTCCCTGGAGACGACTCCAACTCTACTAACCAAGAGCTT GAAACAGTAGAATATGCCTTCCTGATTATTTTCACAATTGAAACTTTTCTGAAGATTATTGCCTATGGCTTGGTCATGCACCAAAACTCCTACGTCCGAAATGGCTGGAACATGCTGGACTTTGTCATCGTCATTGTCGG GTTGTTTAGTGTAGTTCTGGAGATGATAACCAAAGACGCTGACTCTGGTGGCCAGTCTGGAGGCAAACCTGGGGGGTTCGATGTCAAGGCCCTCCGAGCCTTTCGCGTCCTTCGACCCCTTCGCCTTGTCTCTGGTGTTCCTA GTTTACAGGTGGTTTTAAACTCCATCATAAAAGCCATGGTCCCTCTTCTCCACATTGCTCTCCTGGTTctctttgtcatcatcatttatgCCATTATTGGTTTGGAGCTCTTCATCGGTAAAATGCACGCCACGTGCTACGTAATTCAAACAG GTCTCCTCGCAGAGGAAGAACCTACACCATGTGCGGTGTCGGGACACGGACGCCACTGCCTGCCAAACGTTACCGTGTGTAGAGAGGGATGGCAGGGCCCAAATAACGGCATCACCAACTTCGATAATTTCCTCTTTGCCATGCTGACGGTGTTCCAGTGTATCACCATGGAGGGCTGGACCGACGTTCTCTACTGG ATGAATGATGCGATGGGCTTCGAGCTGCCGTGGGTTTACTTCGTCAGTCTCGTCATCTTTGGTTCCTTCTTTGTTCTTAACCTAGTTCTGGGAGTGTTAAGCGG AGAGTTCTCCAAAGAGCGAGAAAAGGCCAAAGCTCGGGGCGACTTCCAGAAGCTGcgtgagaagcagcagctggaggaagatCTGAAGGGGTACCTGGACTGGATCACTCAGGCAGAAGACATCGACCCAGAGAATGAAGAAGAGGGAGATGAAGAGGGCAAGCGGAACC CGAGCATGCCAACGAGTGAAACCGAGTCAGTGAACACCGACAATCACAACGGAGAGGATGACATCTCACCCTGCTGTGGGCCGTTATG TCAAAAAATCACTAAGTCAAAGTGCAG TCGTCAGTGGCGCCGGTGGAACCGCTTCTGTCGGAGGAAGTGTCGGGCAGCTGTGAAATCGGTGACCTTTTACTGGCTGGTCATCATCTTGGTGTTCCTCAACACACTGACAATCGCGTCAGAGCATTACAACCAGCCAGACTGGCTGACTGAAGTGCAAG ATGTAGCCAACAAAGTTCTTCTGGCCATGTTCACGCTAGAGATGCTTGTGAAGATGTACAGTTTAGGTCTGCAAGCTTACTTCGTGTCCCTTTTTAATCGCTTTGACTGTTTCGTGGTGTGTGGGGGCATTGTGGAGACCATCCTGGTGGAGCTGGCCATCATGTCTCCTCTGGGCATTTCTGTGTTCCGCTGTGTTCGCCTGTTGAGGATCTTCAAGGTTACACG GCATTGGGCGTCACTAAGTAACTTGGTAGCATCTCTGCTCAACTCCATGAAGTCCATCGCCTCCCTCttgctccttctcttcctcttcatcatcatcttctcgCTGCTCGGCATGCAACTATTCGGGGGAAAGTTCAACTTTGATGAGACTGTGACCAAAAGAAGCACGTTTGATAATTTCCCTCAGGCGCTGCTCACCGTGTTTCAG ATCTTGACAGGTGAAGACTGGAATACTGTCATGTATGACGGCATCATGGCGTACGGTGGTCCAGCCTCATCTGGAATGGTGGTCTGCATTTACTTCATAATtctcttcatctgtggaaacT acaTCCTGCTGAATGTCTTCTTGGCCATCGCTGTGGACAACCTCGCAGATGCAGAGAGTCTCAACACAGcccagaaggaggaggaggaggccaagaagaggaggaacagTGCAAA AGAGGCGTTTACAGATCAGAAGAGAGTGGAGGTCACTGAAGACATGGCTGGAGAGACCAAG GTTCCTGCAGACGACTTACCGGAAGAAGACAAACAGCTGTAtcctgccattgagtcaccag AGAGCCAAGTGGAAGATGAAAACGACGAGCTCCAAGATGTTCCAGTCGGCCCACGTCCGAAAAGACTGTCTGAACTCACCATTAAAGAGAAGGTCCCGCCCATCCCTGAGGGCAGCGCCTTCTTTATTTTCAGCAGAACAAACCC CATCCGTGTCTTCTGTCACAAACTGATCAACCATCAGATCTTTACCAACCTCATCTTGGTCTTCATCATGCTGAGCTCTGTCTCGCTGGCTGCTGAAGACCCCATACGCAACTTCTCTGCTCGCAACATT ATACTTGGTTATTTTGACTATGCTTTCACGGCAATCTTTACTGTTGAGATCCTGTTGAag ATCCTAGGCTATGCAGACTATGTCTTCACTAGTATGTTTACATTTGAGATCCTTATTAAG ATGACGGCATTTGGGGCTTTTCTTCATAAAGGAGCTTTCTGCAGAAACTACTTCAACCTATTAGACCTGCTGGTTGTTGGAGTGTCTCTTGTCTCCTTTGGGATTCA ATCTTCAGCAATCTCTGTTGTCAAGATCCTTCGTGTTTTACGTGTCCTTCGTCCTCTCAGGGCCATAAATAGAGCGAAAGGACTGAAG CATGTggtccagtgtgtgtttgtagctATCAGGACAATCGGCAACATTATGATCGTCACAACACTACTCCAGTTCATGTTTGCCTGTATCGGTGTGCAGCTGTTTAAG GGTAAATTCTACAGATGCACAGATGACGCCAAGTCCAGTCCAGAGGAGTGCAA GGGGACCTACATTCTCTACAACAATGGAGACACGACACAGCCGATGATTAGGGAGAGAATCTGGTACAACAGCGACTTCAATTTTGACAATGTCCTCATGGCCATGATGGCGCTTTTCACTGTCTCCACCTTCGAGGGATGGCCCAC TTTGTTGTACAAGGCAATCGACTCTAACAGAGAGAACATGGGTCCCATCTACAACTACCGTGTGGAAATCtccattttcttcatcatctacatcatcatcatcgccttcTTCATGATGAACATCTTTGTTGGTTTCGTGATCGTCACCTTCCAGGAGCAGGGGGAGAAGGAGTACAAGAACTGTGAGCTGGACAAGAACCAG CGTCAGTGTGTGGAGTACGCGCTGAAAGCTCGCCCTCTGAGACGCTACATTCCTAAAAACCCTTACCAATACAAATTTTGGTACGTGGTCAACTCTACTGGCTTTGAGTACGTCATGTTCGTCCTCATCATCCTAAACACCTTGTGTCTGGCGATTCAG CACCATGGTCAGTCTCATTTGTTTAACTATGCCATGGACATCCTCAACATGGTCTTCACTGGGGTTttcacagtggagatgatcctCAAACTTATTGCTTTCAAACCAAGG AACTATTTTGCTGATGCATGGAACACGTTTGATGCCTTAATTGTTGTGGGTAGCGTGGTTGACATTGCCATCACTGAGATCAAT AACACAGAGGACAGCGCCCGCATCTCCATCACCTTCTTCCGCCTCTTCAGAGTGATGCGATTGGTGAAGCTGTTGAGCAGAGGGGAAGGCATTAGGACCCTTCTGTGGACATTCATCAAATCCTTCCAG GCTCTTCCATACGTTGCTCTTTTGATTGCAATGTTGTTCTTCATCTATGCTGTGATTGGAATGCAG GTTTTTGGGAAGATCGCCATGGTCGATGGAACTCAGATAAATCGCAACAATAATTTTCAAACTTTCCCTCAATCCGTCTTGATGCTCTTCag ATGCGCCACAGGAGAGGCCTGGCAGGAGATCATGCTGGCTTGCTTGCCTGGAAAGCTGTGCGATATTGAGTCTGACTACAACCCTGGAGAGGAGAGAACCTGTGGGAGTGGCTTTGCCATCATCTACTTCATTAGCTTCTACATGCTGTGCGCTTTCCTG ATCATTAACCTGTTTGTCGCCGTCATCATGGATAACTTTGACTACCTGACCCGCGACTGGTCCATACTTGGGCCGCATCATCTGGACGAGTTCAAAAGAATCTGGTCAGAGTACGACCCTGAAGCCAA agGCAGGATTAAGCATCTTGATGTGGTGACGCTTCTGAGAAGGATCCAGCCTCCTCTTGGCTTTGGCAAGTTGTGTCCTCACAGAGTTGCCTGCAAG CGATTGGTGGCGATGAACATGCCTCTCAACAGTGACGGCACTGTCATGTTTAATGCCACGCTGTTCGCTCTGGTGCGGACTGCTCTGAAGATCAAGACCGAAG GAAACCTGGAGCAAGCCAATGAGGAGTTAAGAGCCGTGATCAAGAAGATCTGGAAGAGGACCAGCATGAAGCTTCTAGATCAAGTGGTGCCTCCTGCAGGCG ATGACGAGGTCACAGTGGGGAAGTTCTATGCCACCTTCCTGATACAGGACTACTTCAGGAAGTTCAAGAGGCGCAAAGAGCAAGGACTAGTGGGAAGACGCTCCTTTGACAGGGTGAACACCACCATGGCTCTGCAG gCTGGTCTGCGCACGCTTCATGATATCGGACCAGAGATCCGAAGAGCTATatcatgtgacctgcaggaGGAGGGGCTTGTAGATGCCAAtggggaggaagatgaggaaatTTACAGG CGTAACGGTGGCCTTTTTGGCAACCACGTCAACAATGTCAGCCTGACTCCACAAAGCTCCTCTTTCCCAACTACTGTTACTCAGCGCCCCCTACAGATCCTGCCTTATTCTTGCAACGTCTCTAGTGAACCGTCCCAAACTGGAGTGGGGGAGAAAGATGGAGACACAGATAAAGATTTGAACTTGTCCCCTGTCCCTCACGATCATCGCTATCACagccctcatcatcatcatcctcactgtAATTCCACCTGCCAACAGTCTCCCATTCCCTCCAATGCCAACCTCAACAATGCCAACATGCCTGCACTTCTGTCCGTCTCCAATGCGAGGCAGCGGACTTGTCCCCTACGACGAACCCGGCCGTCGTCTGCCAGAATCCGATCTTCTGGCTCAATACATAAGAAAATATGGAAGTCACAGTCTCTGAG AACTCGCTACTATGAGACCTACATTAG GTCTGAAAATGGTAGCGGTCATTATCCGACAATCCGCCGCGAGGGAGTCGCTGCTGCAGAAAGTGATGAGGACCGAGGCTCAGGAGAGTATTTCAGCGGTGAAGAGTTCCATGAGGATGACATCATGCTCACAAAAGAGAG ATTGTCTAACAACATTGTCGAGGGAGCCTTTGATCCTCACGTTGCCAGGGGAGACTCTCAGTCTGACGGTTACTATGAGGACGACCAAAAGCTGATCCATCAGGAGAGCAAACGGTCGCCACGTAGATGGTTTCTCCCGTCACCACAGG CTGTCAACAAATCAGCGTTCACTTTCGAGTGTCTCCGTAGAAGAGGAAGCGAGGTTGAGCCTCCTCTTTCTCCAACCTGCACAGCTCTTCCGCTGCACCTGATGCAACAGCAG GTCATGGCAGTGGCTGGACTTGACGCCACTAAAATTCACCGGCGCTCCCCAACACGGTCCCTACATTCATGGGCCACGCCCCCTGCGTCACCCGCCACTCATGACTACTCACCAAACTACACTCCTCTAATACAG GTGGACTGGAGGAACTCTGGAAGTGTTGGCAACCTCCCCGCTGCAGCCAAGAGAAGTTCCTGGTACACAGATGGACAGGAAGCTTCCCCCACCAGCAGCAACCATTCGCCATCGCGACTCAACTTGCCTGCAGAGAATTGCTCACGCTACCTGCAGATGAGAGGCAGCGCCAGCAGTCTGGTGGAGGCC GCGCTGATCTCAGAGGGTCTGGGGAAGTATGCCAGGGACCCAAACTTTGTCTCCGTGACCAAACACGAGATCGCGGACGCCTGCGAGATGACCATCGATGAGATGGAGAGTGCTGCTAGTAACCTGCTGAACGGGAGTATGAGTAACGCAGAGGAGAACTTCCCAACGGACCCTCTGGCCACCGGACAGCTCAGGGACTTCAGCGACGAGGAGACGTACGTGGCTGTCAAGTGCGAGGAGGACCTGACGGATGAGATGATCTGCATCACGTCGCTATAG